From a single Vespa crabro chromosome 22, iyVesCrab1.2, whole genome shotgun sequence genomic region:
- the LOC124431724 gene encoding uncharacterized protein LOC124431724, with protein sequence MYEMKLGFFLVLFYIGVSIATRRSRSTTSATGVTSTTLKDDDELSYAESSEELEHPWDSIKLQKLDGRSNGWSNDHNSTADNTLIISRDNSGIIEGKQYGEIPKPISIPNPISPTYVSSSQPPLPPPGCLTSRGQFSSQKNCANYLNCWDDVVIEQTCPNGLLFNDLTNFCDFDYNVNCGNRPLPTPKPPLPPGSKLCPDPYGRYRSSMNCSEFYVCLANKPIKFGCPRGLVYNDELGVCDYLRNVDCKGSATPKPQQSTTQSWSQSSVSIQYPPSYPSQSPYPTQQPSYIPQQPTRPSSPYLGSSWVSNVNGELWQQRSGNNDRELEKEEEERDSTASRKPEIIEELSESSSITNPWTILHTIPASMSKIPCTDGDLHKLDETCTSVLVCRTGRPQLVRCTTGMIYDRPTDSCKPFTIAKC encoded by the exons atgtaCGAGATGAAGTTAGGATTCTtcctcgttttattttatattggcgTTAGTATAGCCACGAGAAGGAGCAGATCGACAACGTCTGCAACCGGAGTAACGTCTACGACATTGAAGGATGACGATGAACTGAGCTATGCGGAATCAAGTGAAG AATTGGAACACCCATGGGATAGCATAAAGTTACAGAAATTGGATGGCCGATCGAATGGTTGGTCGAACGATCATAATTCAACAGCCGACAATACTTTAATTATTAGCCGTGACAATAGTGGAATAATCGAGGGAAAACAATATGGAGAAATACCGAAACCAATTTCCATACCAAATCCAATTTCGCCAACTTACGTGTCTTCCTCGCAACCACCATTGCCACCGCCCGGTTGTTTAACATCTAGGGGACAATTTTCAAGTCAGAAAAATTGTGCTAATTATTTGAATTGTTGGGACGACGTTGTCATCGAACAAACATGTCCTAACGGATTGTTATTCAATGATCTCACCAATTTCTGTGATTTCGATTACAACGTAAATTGCGGCAACAGACCATTACCAACTCCGA AACCACCATTACCGCCGGGGTCAAAGTTATGCCCGGATCCATACGGACGTTATCGTAGCTCGATGAACTGCTCGGAATTCTACGTTTGTCTTGCCAATAAACCCATCAAGTTCGGTTGTCCTCGTGGATTGGTCTACAATGAC GAATTGGGAGTATGCGATTATCTACGTAACGTCGACTGTAAAGGTAGTGCAACGCCAAAACCTCAACAATCAACGACTCAATCTTGGTCACAATCGTCCGTTTCTATTCAATATCCTCCATCTTATCCATCGCAATCTCCTTATCCAACCCAACAACCATCTTACATTCCTCAGCAACCAACAAGACCAAGTTCTCCTTATCTCGGTAGTTCTTGGGTTAGTAACGTCAACGGTGAATTATGGCAGCAACGTTCCGGCAACAACGATAGAGAAttagaaaaggaggaagaagaaagggataGTACGGCCTCGAGGAAACCGGAAATAATCGAGGAATTATCGGAATCTTCGAGTATAACGAATCCATGGACTATACTTCATACTATACCGGCGTCAATGAGTAAAATTCCATGTACCGATGGGGATCTCCATAAACTCGATGAAACTTGTACAAGCGTACTCGTTTGCAGAACTGGTAGACCGCAATTAGTCAGATGCACGACGGGAATGATCTACGACAGACCGACCGATTCCTGCAAACCATTTACGATTGCCAAatg ctaA